One Mycolicibacterium fortuitum subsp. fortuitum genomic window carries:
- a CDS encoding ABC transporter ATP-binding protein/permease: MNDVKPFSPSIDWSAEPLHSLWWLAQAWTITAICTLAVLILLARFTTWGRQFWAVTGAYFTGRHSIKPWLVLAAMLLSVIIGVRLSVLFSYQGNDLFTSAQVAVEGLATGNDEVRDSGIRGFWIALATFMGLAAILVTRVLIDLFMTQRFMLAWRAWLTDRLTGDWLDGRAYYRSRFIDQTIDNPDQRIQSDIDVFTAISGPQPNTPHQTSNGTLPFGAISSIVSVISFTSILWNLSGDLSLFGVEIPRAMFWSVFVYVAFATVVAFALGRPLIRLSFNNEKFNAAFRYALVRLRDAAESVALYRGERAERSQLRERFAAVVTNYKHFINRTMAFTGWNLSMNHIIIPLPWMLQAPRLFTGQIQLGTVNQSVAAFGAIQDALSFFRNSYDTFAGYRASIIRLHGLVTADEQSRELPKLDVAGLAIDTDSLVELDDVEVRNPAGEQLIDDLNLSLAAGEAMIITGKSGTGKTTLLRSIAQLWPYASGAVRCPQGDNETLYLSQVPYIPLGDLRTVVSYPQQPGALPDTALRDALLAVALPRYVDRLDEDADWAKVLSPGEQQRVAFARVLLTKPKVAFLDEATSALDEPLEFMIYSLIRRELPDTVLVSVTHRSTVHRHHNTHLELLGEGKWRLGRVDESSGYKVTTPDS; the protein is encoded by the coding sequence GTGAATGACGTCAAACCGTTCTCGCCGTCGATCGACTGGAGCGCCGAACCACTGCACTCGCTGTGGTGGCTGGCCCAGGCCTGGACCATCACCGCGATCTGCACCCTGGCGGTACTGATTCTGCTCGCCCGGTTCACCACCTGGGGGCGGCAGTTCTGGGCCGTCACCGGCGCCTACTTCACCGGACGCCACAGCATCAAGCCGTGGCTGGTCTTGGCCGCGATGTTGCTGTCGGTGATCATCGGGGTGCGCTTGTCGGTCTTGTTCAGCTATCAGGGCAACGACCTGTTCACCTCGGCCCAGGTCGCCGTGGAAGGCTTGGCCACCGGCAACGACGAGGTCAGAGACTCCGGGATCCGCGGCTTCTGGATCGCGCTGGCGACGTTCATGGGGCTGGCCGCGATCCTGGTCACCCGCGTACTGATCGACCTCTTCATGACGCAACGCTTCATGCTGGCCTGGCGTGCGTGGCTGACCGACCGGCTCACCGGCGACTGGCTCGACGGCCGCGCCTACTACCGGTCCCGGTTCATCGACCAGACCATCGACAACCCGGACCAGCGCATCCAGTCCGACATCGACGTGTTCACCGCGATATCGGGCCCGCAACCCAACACCCCGCACCAGACCAGCAACGGCACACTGCCGTTCGGCGCTATCTCGTCGATCGTCTCGGTCATCTCGTTCACTTCAATCCTGTGGAACCTCTCCGGTGACCTCTCGCTGTTCGGGGTCGAGATACCGCGGGCGATGTTCTGGTCGGTGTTCGTCTATGTCGCGTTCGCCACCGTGGTTGCCTTCGCCCTCGGCCGTCCGCTGATCCGGCTGTCGTTCAACAACGAGAAGTTCAACGCCGCATTCCGCTACGCGCTGGTGCGCCTGCGCGACGCGGCCGAATCGGTGGCGCTGTACCGCGGCGAGAGGGCCGAGCGGTCCCAACTGCGCGAACGCTTCGCCGCCGTCGTCACCAACTACAAGCACTTCATCAACCGGACCATGGCCTTCACCGGATGGAACCTGTCGATGAACCACATCATCATTCCGCTGCCGTGGATGCTGCAGGCCCCTCGATTGTTCACCGGCCAGATCCAGCTCGGCACGGTCAACCAGTCGGTGGCCGCGTTCGGCGCGATCCAGGACGCGTTGTCGTTCTTCCGCAATTCCTATGACACGTTCGCCGGTTACCGCGCCTCGATCATCCGCTTGCACGGGTTGGTCACGGCCGACGAGCAGAGCCGCGAGCTGCCCAAGCTGGACGTCGCCGGGCTCGCCATCGACACCGACAGCCTGGTGGAACTGGACGACGTCGAGGTGCGCAACCCGGCGGGCGAGCAGTTGATCGACGATCTGAACCTGTCGCTGGCGGCGGGCGAGGCGATGATCATCACCGGCAAGTCCGGCACCGGCAAGACCACACTGCTGCGCAGCATCGCCCAGCTGTGGCCGTACGCGTCCGGGGCGGTGCGGTGTCCGCAGGGCGACAACGAGACGCTGTATCTGTCGCAGGTGCCCTACATCCCGCTGGGTGATCTGCGGACCGTGGTGTCCTATCCGCAGCAACCCGGGGCGCTGCCCGATACGGCGCTGCGCGATGCCCTACTCGCGGTCGCACTGCCGCGCTACGTCGACCGGCTCGACGAGGACGCCGACTGGGCCAAGGTTCTCTCCCCCGGCGAACAGCAACGGGTCGCGTTTGCCCGGGTGCTGCTGACCAAACCCAAGGTGGCGTTCCTCGACGAGGCAACCTCGGCGCTCGATGAACCGCTGGAGTTCATGATCTACAGCCTGATCCGCCGCGAGCTACCCGACACCGTGCTGGTCAGCGTCACCCACCGCTCCACGGTCCACCGCCACCACAACACCCACCTGGAGCTGCTCGGCGAGGGAAAGTGGCGGCTGGGGCGGGTCGATGAGTCGAGCGGATACAAAGTGACGACGCCAGACTCCTAG
- a CDS encoding AAA family ATPase encodes MAVFHDAKRPMRLLGDYVTLGAKAALMFLREADRLLVQIEEESAAMRFSSLRVRNFKAIQRFEIDNLTDFVLIAGPNGCGKSCVLDAIRLLKSVYGGYQQNEWLQWFGEFQIDLNDPEQVQRLFRDREQSIQMAATVQLGDSEKNYLMANAEEIVEPMAWANVTGYPIDVPTFSPAIATQFRQFGELVRQRIPALAQEFVESLSVDSYDLALTITPDGKLWPQPNQALEIVFQTYRPNDLGVIEYHSAARSYQREMIGGVNLDVKQLDSERKQHTLYNWQNKYSNVKTELAGTYIRELVSKASGVESSRNDLNETLRELFQIFFPEKEYLGVQPAPNGGLSFPVRTGGGQLHDINELSSGEKEVLYGYLRLRNSTPKHSTILLDEPELHLNPALLRGFPDFYHKHLGRARSNQLWLVTHSDALLRQAVGNPNYSVFHMTSVNLDDSDGNQAREIIASDELEQATIDLVGDLAGYQPRGKVVLFEGGGETDIDVFITQKLFPEFSKRVNLISGGSKRRVQDLYEVLSGTAEKAGIGKRFYVVTDKDSNVYEVPPAGTQQLNWDVYHIENYLLVPSFVREAVQVLTTKDRFDSDDAVLDCLRIAACKLLPGLVMERLRKFVNERIVRTVDLGGDPKSNDPVGALLPAVEATFARLDRTQSELNEDVLRLQASDIESTLQQALAGDGWLSEFPGRLILKRFCADEKMRGVSYEALRNVIVDQMVDAGYQPAGMAYVIDRIQSNEDTDS; translated from the coding sequence GTGGCTGTGTTCCACGATGCGAAAAGACCTATGCGGCTCTTGGGCGATTATGTGACCTTAGGCGCGAAGGCTGCGCTAATGTTCCTGCGCGAAGCAGATCGGTTGCTTGTTCAGATCGAGGAAGAAAGTGCGGCTATGCGATTCAGCAGTCTGCGGGTTAGGAACTTTAAGGCAATTCAGAGGTTTGAAATTGATAACCTGACCGATTTCGTGCTAATTGCGGGACCGAATGGCTGCGGCAAGTCATGTGTGCTGGATGCTATTCGCCTATTGAAATCGGTGTATGGCGGCTATCAACAAAATGAATGGTTGCAATGGTTCGGCGAATTTCAAATCGACTTAAATGACCCCGAGCAAGTGCAGAGGTTGTTTCGAGATCGAGAACAATCCATTCAGATGGCTGCTACTGTTCAGTTAGGAGATTCTGAAAAAAACTACCTGATGGCGAATGCGGAAGAGATCGTTGAGCCGATGGCCTGGGCCAACGTGACTGGCTATCCGATAGATGTACCCACATTTTCGCCGGCTATCGCAACTCAGTTTAGGCAGTTCGGTGAACTGGTAAGGCAGAGGATCCCTGCTCTTGCGCAAGAGTTCGTCGAATCACTGTCGGTCGACTCTTACGATCTAGCGCTGACCATTACGCCAGATGGCAAACTGTGGCCGCAGCCCAACCAGGCTTTAGAGATAGTATTTCAAACATATCGTCCGAATGATTTGGGCGTCATCGAATACCATAGCGCTGCCCGTAGCTATCAGAGGGAAATGATAGGTGGTGTCAATCTGGACGTAAAGCAGCTTGACTCCGAACGCAAGCAGCATACGTTGTACAACTGGCAAAATAAGTACTCCAATGTGAAAACTGAGCTCGCGGGCACCTATATTCGCGAACTAGTATCTAAGGCGTCGGGGGTGGAGTCGTCCAGAAACGATCTGAACGAAACATTGCGGGAACTATTTCAGATCTTCTTCCCGGAAAAGGAATACCTTGGCGTTCAGCCTGCCCCGAATGGAGGGCTGAGTTTCCCTGTACGAACAGGAGGCGGCCAGCTCCATGACATCAACGAACTCAGTTCTGGCGAGAAAGAAGTCCTCTACGGCTATTTGCGGCTTCGGAATTCAACGCCGAAGCATTCGACTATTTTGCTGGATGAGCCGGAACTCCATCTGAATCCGGCACTGTTAAGAGGTTTCCCAGATTTCTATCATAAGCATTTAGGCCGGGCCCGGAGTAATCAGTTATGGTTGGTGACCCATTCCGATGCCCTACTTCGCCAAGCTGTGGGAAATCCAAATTATAGCGTGTTTCACATGACCTCAGTCAATCTGGATGATTCCGATGGCAACCAGGCGCGTGAAATAATTGCATCCGACGAGCTGGAACAAGCAACGATAGATCTAGTCGGCGATCTTGCTGGATATCAACCGCGTGGAAAAGTTGTATTGTTTGAGGGCGGCGGCGAAACGGATATCGATGTTTTCATCACTCAAAAGCTATTTCCCGAATTTTCCAAACGTGTGAATCTAATCAGCGGAGGCTCGAAGCGTCGTGTGCAGGATCTATATGAGGTTCTATCCGGAACTGCCGAGAAAGCTGGTATTGGAAAGCGCTTTTATGTCGTCACCGACAAGGACTCTAATGTTTACGAAGTTCCGCCTGCCGGTACTCAGCAATTGAATTGGGATGTCTACCATATCGAGAATTATCTACTTGTGCCGAGCTTCGTTCGGGAAGCGGTTCAGGTTTTGACGACTAAAGATCGCTTCGATTCAGACGACGCGGTTTTGGATTGCTTAAGGATCGCCGCGTGTAAATTGCTACCGGGGTTGGTTATGGAGCGCCTGAGGAAATTCGTAAATGAACGGATCGTCAGGACAGTCGATCTAGGCGGCGATCCGAAGTCAAACGACCCAGTTGGTGCCCTGCTTCCTGCGGTGGAGGCCACTTTTGCGCGTTTGGATCGAACGCAATCGGAGTTGAATGAGGACGTCCTTCGGCTGCAAGCCAGCGATATTGAGAGCACGCTTCAGCAAGCTTTGGCTGGGGACGGGTGGCTGTCAGAATTTCCGGGCAGATTGATCTTGAAACGATTCTGTGCTGATGAAAAAATGAGGGGAGTTAGTTATGAGGCTCTCCGTAATGTGATTGTTGATCAGATGGTTGATGCTGGGTATCAGCCAGCTGGAATGGCATACGTAATTGATAGAATTCAATCTAATGAAGACACCGATAGCTAA
- a CDS encoding RND family transporter, translating into MADSRAPHTGIARWIRRFAIPVIVGWIALLAFLSVTVPPLEVVGQMRSVSMSPDEAPSVIAMKRVGQVFDEFHSDSSAMIVLEAQGDAKLGDDAHRFYNDVVDRLEADKKHVEHVQDFWGDPLTEAGAQSNDGKAAYVQVYLAGNMGELLANESVEAVQKLIAELSPPPGLKVYVTGPTALAADQQISGDRSVKIIEGVTFLVIITMLLLVYRSIITVLLVLVMVVIELSVARGFVAFLGYHNLIGLSTFATQLLVTLAIAAATDYAIFLIGRYQEARSVGEDREQAYYTMFHGTAHVVLGSGMTIAGATLCLHFTRLPYFQTLGIPMAVGMTVTVLAALTLGPAIITVASRFGKVLEPKRAMRIRFWRRLGAFVVRWPGPVLLGTILLSLVGLLTLPGYRTNYNDRNYLPTDLPAQEGYAAADRHFSAAKMNPELLLIETDHDVRNSADFLVIDRIAKKVFEVPGVGSVQAITRPQGEPLEFSTIPAQMSMGGVMQTMNRKYLTDRADDMLLQADEMQKTINTMDRMITLMEEMSSITHNMVGKMDTMVVDVKELRDHISDFDDFLRPLRNYLYWEPHCYNIPVCWSMRSVFDGLDGVDSMTETIEQMMPDMHRLDALMPQMATMMQPQIDTMRNMKTMMLTMYQTQKGLQDQMAAMQENQTAMGTAFNDAKNDDTFYLPPEIFNNADFKRGMKSFISPDGKAVRFIISHEGDPLTPEGIKLIDGIKLAAKEAMKNTPFEGSKIYMGGTASAFKDMQEGNNYDLIIAGISALCLIFIIMLIITRSLVAAAVIVGTVLVSLGTSFGLSILVWQHLLGIELHFMVMAMAVIVLLAVGADYNLLLVARLKEELPAGINTGIIRAMGGSGSVVTAAGLVFAFTMMSMVVSEMIVVAQVGSTIGLGLLFDTLVIRSFMTPSIAALMGRWFWWPQLVRQRPARGVVARAIEREQSNA; encoded by the coding sequence ATGGCCGATTCCAGAGCTCCCCACACGGGGATCGCTCGATGGATCCGTCGATTCGCCATTCCGGTGATTGTCGGCTGGATCGCCCTCCTCGCGTTTCTGAGCGTGACCGTCCCCCCGCTCGAGGTGGTGGGTCAGATGCGTTCGGTGTCGATGAGTCCCGACGAGGCACCGTCGGTGATCGCGATGAAGCGCGTCGGCCAGGTGTTCGACGAGTTCCACTCCGACAGCTCGGCGATGATCGTGCTGGAGGCCCAGGGCGACGCCAAGCTCGGCGACGACGCCCACCGGTTCTACAACGACGTGGTCGACCGGCTGGAAGCCGACAAGAAGCACGTCGAACACGTCCAGGACTTCTGGGGTGACCCGCTGACCGAAGCCGGCGCCCAGAGCAACGACGGCAAGGCCGCCTATGTGCAGGTCTATTTGGCCGGCAACATGGGTGAGCTGTTGGCCAACGAATCGGTGGAGGCCGTCCAGAAGCTGATCGCGGAGCTGTCACCGCCGCCGGGGCTGAAGGTGTACGTCACCGGGCCCACCGCCCTGGCAGCCGATCAGCAGATCTCCGGCGACCGCAGCGTCAAGATCATCGAAGGCGTCACGTTCCTCGTCATCATCACGATGTTGCTGCTGGTGTACCGGTCCATCATCACGGTGCTCCTGGTGCTGGTCATGGTGGTGATCGAGCTGTCGGTGGCCCGCGGTTTCGTCGCGTTCCTGGGCTATCACAACCTGATCGGCCTCTCGACCTTCGCCACACAACTTCTGGTCACGCTCGCGATCGCCGCAGCCACCGATTACGCGATCTTCCTGATCGGGCGATATCAGGAGGCGCGCAGCGTCGGCGAGGACCGGGAACAGGCGTACTACACGATGTTCCACGGCACCGCGCACGTGGTCCTCGGTTCCGGCATGACCATCGCCGGGGCCACGTTGTGTCTGCATTTCACCCGGCTGCCCTACTTCCAGACCCTCGGCATTCCGATGGCCGTTGGCATGACGGTCACGGTGCTGGCGGCGCTCACGCTGGGACCCGCGATCATCACGGTGGCCAGCCGGTTCGGCAAGGTGCTCGAACCCAAACGGGCCATGCGCATTCGCTTCTGGCGGCGGCTGGGCGCTTTCGTGGTCCGCTGGCCGGGTCCGGTGCTGCTCGGCACCATCCTGCTGTCGTTGGTCGGTCTGCTGACCCTGCCGGGCTATCGGACCAACTACAACGACCGCAACTATCTGCCGACGGACCTGCCCGCGCAGGAGGGTTACGCCGCGGCCGACCGGCACTTCTCGGCGGCGAAGATGAACCCCGAGCTACTGCTCATCGAAACCGATCACGACGTCCGCAATTCGGCGGACTTCCTGGTGATCGATCGGATTGCCAAGAAGGTGTTCGAGGTGCCCGGGGTCGGGAGCGTGCAGGCCATCACCCGACCGCAGGGTGAACCGCTGGAGTTCAGCACCATCCCCGCTCAGATGAGCATGGGTGGGGTCATGCAGACCATGAACCGCAAGTACCTCACCGACCGGGCCGACGACATGTTGCTGCAGGCCGACGAGATGCAAAAGACCATCAACACGATGGATCGGATGATCACGCTGATGGAAGAGATGAGCTCCATCACCCACAACATGGTCGGCAAGATGGACACGATGGTCGTCGACGTCAAGGAACTCCGGGACCACATCTCCGATTTCGACGACTTCCTGCGGCCGCTGCGCAACTACCTGTACTGGGAGCCGCACTGCTACAACATCCCGGTCTGCTGGTCGATGCGCTCGGTGTTCGACGGCCTCGACGGTGTCGACAGCATGACCGAGACCATCGAGCAGATGATGCCCGACATGCACCGGCTCGATGCCCTGATGCCGCAGATGGCCACGATGATGCAGCCGCAGATCGACACCATGCGGAACATGAAGACGATGATGCTGACCATGTACCAGACCCAGAAGGGTCTGCAGGATCAGATGGCCGCGATGCAGGAAAACCAGACGGCCATGGGCACCGCGTTCAACGACGCGAAGAACGACGACACCTTTTATCTGCCGCCGGAGATCTTCAACAACGCCGATTTCAAGCGGGGCATGAAGAGCTTCATCTCCCCCGACGGAAAAGCGGTGCGCTTCATCATCTCTCACGAGGGAGACCCGCTGACGCCGGAAGGCATCAAGCTGATCGACGGGATCAAGCTCGCCGCCAAGGAAGCCATGAAGAACACGCCGTTCGAGGGTTCCAAGATCTACATGGGCGGCACCGCGTCGGCCTTCAAGGACATGCAGGAAGGCAACAACTACGACCTGATCATCGCCGGGATCTCGGCGCTGTGCCTGATTTTCATCATCATGCTGATCATCACGCGCAGCCTGGTGGCCGCCGCCGTGATCGTCGGCACCGTGCTGGTATCGCTGGGAACATCGTTCGGCTTGTCGATTCTGGTGTGGCAGCACCTGCTCGGGATCGAACTGCACTTCATGGTGATGGCGATGGCGGTGATCGTGCTGTTGGCCGTCGGCGCGGACTACAACCTGCTGCTGGTGGCGCGCCTGAAAGAGGAACTGCCCGCCGGTATCAACACCGGCATCATCCGGGCCATGGGCGGCAGCGGATCGGTGGTGACGGCGGCGGGGCTGGTGTTCGCGTTCACCATGATGTCGATGGTGGTCAGCGAGATGATCGTGGTGGCGCAGGTGGGCTCGACCATCGGGCTGGGTCTGCTGTTCGACACCTTGGTGATCCGGTCCTTCATGACGCCGTCGATCGCAGCGCTGATGGGCCGGTGGTTCTGGTGGCCGCAGCTGGTGCGTCAGCGTCCGGCGCGCGGTGTGGTGGCGCGCGCCATCGAACGGGAACAGTCGAACGCCTAG
- a CDS encoding type IV toxin-antitoxin system AbiEi family antitoxin domain-containing protein: protein MEVGEALRQQDGVISRRQALDAGLAEHDIRRLLRRNEWARVHAGVYVDHTGPLTWTQRAWAAVLYAAPAALCLESALGAQTSPIHVAVERQRSTLVEPVGVRIHRVAHVDDRVLWNVGPPRMRYEEAALDVADRAESELEVIAVLANACQSRRTTARRLLQTLDSRGRLRRRRWLRAVLLDVADGTCSVLEHGYLVRVERPHGLPRAARQTRSMSSLGVCYRDTEYGERVVVELDGRMFHDSATRRDADFERDLDAAVDGRSTVRLSYGQVFDRPCQTASKVAEILQRHGIAVAGRPCGPGCQFIRLDRAA from the coding sequence GTGGAGGTCGGTGAAGCTCTTCGGCAGCAAGATGGGGTGATCTCTCGTCGGCAGGCGTTGGATGCGGGGCTGGCTGAGCACGACATCCGACGATTGCTCAGGCGCAACGAGTGGGCGCGGGTGCACGCCGGCGTGTACGTCGACCACACCGGCCCGCTGACCTGGACACAACGGGCTTGGGCTGCGGTGCTTTACGCGGCCCCGGCCGCCCTGTGCCTCGAGTCGGCGTTGGGCGCGCAGACGTCACCGATCCATGTCGCCGTAGAGCGGCAACGGTCGACATTGGTTGAACCGGTCGGCGTCCGCATCCACCGTGTCGCCCACGTCGACGATCGCGTGCTGTGGAACGTGGGTCCGCCACGGATGCGCTACGAGGAAGCCGCACTCGACGTTGCGGACCGCGCGGAGTCGGAACTTGAGGTCATCGCCGTGTTGGCCAACGCCTGCCAATCTCGGCGCACCACTGCTCGCCGGCTGCTGCAAACTCTCGATTCTCGCGGTCGGCTCCGCCGGCGCCGCTGGCTGCGTGCGGTGCTGCTCGACGTCGCCGACGGGACCTGCTCGGTTCTTGAGCACGGCTACCTCGTTCGCGTCGAACGGCCGCACGGTCTGCCGCGAGCTGCCCGCCAGACGAGGTCGATGTCATCGCTCGGCGTCTGTTATCGCGACACGGAATACGGTGAACGGGTCGTCGTCGAGCTCGACGGCAGGATGTTTCACGATTCGGCGACGCGGCGCGATGCGGATTTCGAACGGGACCTGGATGCCGCCGTCGACGGCCGTTCGACTGTCAGGCTTTCCTATGGGCAGGTCTTCGACCGGCCGTGTCAGACCGCGAGCAAGGTCGCTGAGATCCTGCAGCGACACGGCATCGCGGTCGCCGGCCGCCCATGCGGGCCTGGGTGTCAGTTCATTCGACTCGACCGCGCTGCGTAG
- the phoA gene encoding alkaline phosphatase, producing MRRRFAVAAALVCTASLAAACGGTDDEASLPLLDPAAKGTLSEHGGATRAGDDRAALIADSIENSGAKNVILLIGDGMGDSEITVARNYAHGAGGAFPALDALPLIGQYTHYSLDKDGKPTYVTDSAASGSAWATGTKTYNGAISVDIHGKDQTSLLQLAKDAGKATGDISTSEIQDATPAVQLAHVTGRKCYGPDETTEKCPTNALEKGGNGSITEQLLNTRADLVMGGGAESFQQVAKAGDYQGKTLEVQAKERGFTIVRNADELARADKADQDAPLLGLFADGNMPTRWDGPVASKGGYLEPAVECKDNPERGGSAPTLAAMTEKSIELLKGNDKGFFLQVEGASIDKQDHAANPCGQIGETVDLDEAAKVALDFAKENKDTLVIVTADHAHSSQIVETMSVDDVRDAAAEAKLPFEVTRDAIYPGLTRVLRSKDGQDLTVSYGTSDNLDAMDQGHTGSQLRIAAYGPGAADVVGLTDQTDLFFTMARALGLKDH from the coding sequence ATGCGCAGGCGGTTCGCGGTGGCGGCAGCATTGGTATGTACGGCGAGCTTGGCCGCGGCATGTGGAGGCACAGACGACGAGGCTTCGCTGCCCCTGCTCGATCCCGCCGCCAAGGGCACGCTGTCCGAGCACGGCGGTGCTACCCGGGCCGGTGACGACCGTGCCGCTCTGATCGCCGATTCCATCGAGAACAGCGGAGCCAAGAACGTCATCTTGTTGATAGGTGACGGGATGGGTGATTCCGAGATCACCGTGGCCCGCAACTATGCGCATGGGGCCGGTGGTGCCTTCCCAGCCCTCGATGCACTTCCGCTGATCGGTCAGTACACCCACTACTCCCTGGACAAGGACGGCAAGCCCACCTACGTGACCGACTCGGCCGCCAGCGGATCGGCGTGGGCCACCGGCACGAAAACCTACAACGGCGCCATCTCGGTCGACATTCACGGCAAGGACCAGACGTCGCTGCTGCAGCTGGCCAAAGATGCCGGCAAGGCGACCGGTGACATCTCCACTTCCGAGATCCAGGACGCCACCCCGGCCGTGCAACTGGCGCACGTCACGGGCCGAAAGTGCTACGGGCCTGATGAGACCACCGAGAAATGCCCGACCAATGCGTTGGAGAAGGGTGGCAATGGGTCGATCACCGAGCAGCTGCTCAACACGCGTGCCGACCTGGTGATGGGCGGCGGAGCCGAGAGCTTCCAGCAGGTTGCCAAAGCCGGTGATTACCAAGGTAAGACGCTCGAGGTGCAGGCCAAGGAGCGCGGCTTCACCATCGTGCGCAACGCCGACGAACTCGCCAGGGCCGACAAGGCCGACCAGGATGCCCCGTTGCTCGGCCTGTTCGCCGACGGCAACATGCCGACGCGCTGGGACGGTCCCGTTGCGAGCAAGGGCGGCTACCTGGAGCCGGCTGTTGAGTGCAAGGACAACCCGGAACGCGGTGGGTCGGCACCCACACTGGCTGCCATGACCGAGAAGTCCATCGAACTGCTCAAGGGAAATGACAAGGGATTCTTCCTACAGGTCGAAGGCGCCTCGATCGACAAACAGGATCACGCCGCCAATCCGTGCGGACAGATCGGCGAGACCGTCGACCTCGACGAGGCGGCGAAGGTGGCCCTGGACTTCGCCAAGGAGAACAAGGACACCCTGGTGATCGTCACCGCCGACCACGCACACAGCAGTCAGATCGTCGAGACCATGAGCGTCGACGACGTCCGCGATGCCGCCGCCGAGGCCAAGTTGCCGTTCGAGGTCACCCGGGATGCCATCTATCCGGGCCTGACGCGCGTTTTGCGCAGCAAGGACGGCCAGGATCTGACCGTCTCCTACGGCACTTCGGACAATCTCGACGCGATGGACCAGGGCCATACCGGATCCCAGCTGCGCATCGCGGCTTACGGCCCCGGCGCGGCCGACGTGGTCGGTCTGACCGATCAGACCGATCTGTTCTTCACGATGGCCCGTGCTCTGGGGCTGAAGGACCACTGA